A region from the Dehalococcoides mccartyi CG5 genome encodes:
- a CDS encoding ATP-binding protein, producing MEGIILPPYAPVLMESTRALGYSLESAVADLLDNSISANATNIEIEYRPWDDPYLYIIDNGDGMLPDEITAAMRYGSSNPLDIRDKNDLGRFGLGLKTASLSQCRCLTVISKKDGIISGRRWDLDIISQRQDWVLLKLDQSQMDQIPGMVDLAALDHGTLVIWHKLDRLTSGVASIEDFFPTKMDDVRSHLSLVFHRYLTGETGQKRVEISINKQPIKPLDPFLSGKSEQVMDVEPIIIDGQKITATPYILPHTSRLSSEELKLLGGEDGLRRKQGFYVYRNRRLLVWGTWFRLLRQDELYKLARVKVDIPNSLDHLWTLDIRKSTASPPEVVRKNLDRIVKRIADNSRRTWTFRGRKETTDRINHVWNRNKTREGIRYSINRDHLLVKTLASDIDKSANACFEKILLTIESSIPLNQLYVDLTEDEHFAPETDATTSIRATILEVIDRTDKKTETINSMFSMFELTEPFCNYPDVLNLLKKEVLSNE from the coding sequence ATGGAAGGGATCATCCTTCCTCCATACGCACCAGTACTAATGGAGTCTACTAGAGCTCTAGGCTATTCTCTAGAATCGGCTGTGGCTGATTTACTGGATAATAGTATATCGGCCAATGCTACAAATATTGAAATCGAGTATCGACCGTGGGATGATCCTTATTTGTACATTATAGATAATGGTGATGGTATGCTCCCCGATGAGATTACCGCAGCTATGCGTTATGGTAGTAGTAATCCTCTGGATATAAGAGATAAAAACGACTTGGGACGATTCGGACTCGGGTTAAAAACCGCATCTCTTTCGCAATGTAGATGCCTAACAGTAATATCGAAAAAGGATGGCATTATATCCGGACGTCGATGGGATTTGGACATTATTAGCCAACGCCAAGATTGGGTATTACTTAAGCTAGACCAATCACAAATGGATCAAATACCAGGAATGGTTGATTTAGCAGCATTAGACCATGGTACGCTAGTCATATGGCATAAACTTGATCGTCTAACTTCTGGGGTTGCGTCTATTGAGGACTTTTTCCCAACCAAAATGGATGATGTTCGTAGCCACCTTTCACTAGTGTTTCACAGATATTTAACTGGAGAAACAGGCCAAAAGCGTGTAGAGATATCGATTAACAAACAGCCGATTAAACCGCTGGATCCCTTTTTAAGTGGAAAAAGTGAGCAAGTGATGGATGTAGAGCCTATCATCATCGATGGGCAAAAAATAACAGCTACACCGTATATTCTCCCCCATACAAGTCGACTATCAAGTGAGGAGTTAAAATTACTTGGTGGTGAAGATGGACTCAGACGTAAACAAGGATTCTATGTATACCGTAATCGTCGCTTATTGGTGTGGGGGACTTGGTTCCGCTTACTACGCCAAGATGAACTTTATAAACTTGCCCGTGTAAAAGTGGACATCCCAAATTCTTTAGACCATTTATGGACTTTAGATATTCGTAAGTCTACTGCTTCACCACCAGAGGTTGTGCGTAAAAACTTAGATCGTATTGTAAAACGTATAGCAGACAATAGTAGGCGTACATGGACATTTCGTGGGCGTAAAGAAACAACTGATCGTATAAACCACGTATGGAATCGAAATAAAACACGAGAAGGAATCCGATACTCTATTAATCGAGATCATCTATTGGTAAAAACACTTGCTTCTGATATCGATAAATCAGCGAATGCTTGTTTTGAGAAGATACTACTTACTATCGAATCATCGATCCCTTTAAATCAGCTTTATGTTGACCTTACCGAGGATGAGCACTTTGCACCAGAAACAGATGCGACAACATCCATTCGAGCAACAATATTAGAAGTCATTGATAGAACCGATAAAAAAACAGAAACGATAAACAGCATGTTTTCTATGTTTGAATTAACCGAGCCATTCTGCAATTATCCTGACGTTTTAAACCTGTTAAAAAAAGAGGTTTTATCAAATGAATAA
- a CDS encoding very short patch repair endonuclease gives MDKLSPARRSWNMSRIQSRNTKPEILVRSMLHRLGYRFRIHMQGLPGQPDIVLRRHLAIILVHGCFWHRHKGCKLAYTPKSRLEFWERKFDENIRRDEEVMRELVKMGWRVLTIWECQITDPKELQDRLIHFMKEEQE, from the coding sequence ATGGACAAACTTTCGCCAGCTAGACGTAGTTGGAATATGTCTAGGATTCAGTCACGGAACACCAAACCAGAAATATTGGTGCGGTCAATGCTACATCGGCTTGGGTATCGATTCAGAATTCATATGCAGGGTCTACCCGGCCAACCCGATATTGTTCTTCGACGACATCTTGCGATCATATTGGTCCATGGGTGCTTCTGGCATCGACACAAAGGATGTAAATTAGCATACACACCAAAGTCACGCTTGGAATTCTGGGAACGTAAATTTGATGAGAACATCCGTCGGGATGAAGAAGTTATGAGGGAACTTGTCAAAATGGGTTGGAGAGTCTTAACCATTTGGGAATGCCAAATAACTGACCCCAAGGAACTTCAAGACAGACTTATTCACTTCATGAAAGAAGAACAAGAATAA
- a CDS encoding PD-(D/E)XK motif protein translates to MQTIDVLIQRWQDLRINGEVNAHQLYDASHPLQLFFGYDVSGARILFLITPTAPKHLPVQSESIELKLLQRHDGLFTLMIRLLKPDQDSVFNHLCWDLAEFTRTCHDNATGSTMFLERYRKWQRLLERGRLGILSEAEIKGLIGELLFLEKYLFKRYGMTSALKGWLGPSGADQDFRFEDFWYEIKTTDPGALTVRISSLEQLDIDKLGQLCIVLLDKAGNEINDAISLNSVVANIRNLISADLEAIHIFEQRLDAIGYIDSREYSEDIFVLRNIRRFLVDYPFPRIRRSMIASSISRVTYDVNVDDLAPFEIH, encoded by the coding sequence ATGCAGACGATTGATGTATTAATTCAAAGATGGCAAGATTTGAGAATTAATGGTGAAGTTAATGCGCACCAGCTCTATGATGCATCTCATCCCCTGCAGTTATTTTTTGGGTATGATGTCTCTGGGGCAAGAATATTATTTTTAATTACACCCACTGCCCCAAAACATCTTCCTGTACAAAGCGAGTCCATTGAACTCAAGCTACTACAAAGGCATGATGGTTTATTTACTCTCATGATTAGATTATTAAAACCTGACCAAGATTCAGTGTTCAACCACCTTTGCTGGGACTTAGCAGAATTCACTCGTACATGTCACGATAATGCTACAGGATCCACTATGTTCTTAGAAAGGTATAGAAAATGGCAACGGCTTCTAGAACGTGGGCGGTTAGGAATTTTATCAGAAGCAGAAATAAAAGGTCTTATAGGAGAGCTACTGTTTCTTGAGAAGTATTTATTCAAACGTTATGGAATGACTTCAGCATTAAAGGGATGGCTTGGCCCGAGTGGAGCAGATCAGGATTTTAGGTTTGAAGACTTTTGGTATGAAATTAAGACAACAGATCCCGGCGCATTGACTGTTAGAATTTCATCTCTTGAACAACTGGATATTGATAAACTAGGACAATTATGTATTGTTCTATTGGATAAAGCAGGAAATGAAATCAATGATGCGATTTCTTTAAACTCAGTTGTAGCTAATATCCGTAATCTAATTTCAGCGGATCTAGAAGCTATACATATTTTCGAACAACGTTTAGATGCAATAGGCTATATTGACAGTAGAGAGTATTCTGAAGATATATTCGTATTAAGAAATATACGACGTTTTCTCGTTGATTATCCATTTCCACGTATTCGACGATCAATGATTGCTTCATCAATATCAAGGGTGACTTATGATGTGAATGTTGATGACTTGGCACCCTTCGAAATACACTAA
- a CDS encoding Z1 domain-containing protein: protein MNNSPDNINKLENLAHFLVLQRFPAEVPTEAGIKECLAQARILTPVTDEECDKVLKLLYAHLQVTMEIGVAVVDESTYKPWLNERKQDITFYYWDRYRKYLERSKNWNGVVIETLGRVSDEILDLLGNPANETSWQRCGLIMGDVQSGKTANYATLCNKAMDAGYRVLIILAGTQENLRRQTQERLDLELVGLDSQLILDRVGRKLPVGVGRIDGNHFVATFTSKNNDFDQKLLNNLNMRITTCLEPVVFVIKKQKHRLTYLEKWLRIYNAGPDGKIDSPMLLIDDEADNASVNTKDDDDPTTINECIRKLLILFKRASYVGVTATPYANIFINPDNEKEMLGNDLFPRDFIYSLAPPTNYIGNTAIFGDESSHEYVVQDIGDDAEHTIPIKHGSQFNVEDLPESLYTALNYFVLINVIRDIRGPIHSHRSMLVNISRFTNVQSQTRNIIHAWIERIKSAAINFGSLEPQEAMRNSSIKSLYDTWQAFHLSLLCEKDWRTVQQHWLCYAVNRLTVVEVNQRTSSAILDYDAYKDNGFRVIAVGGNSLTRGLTLEGLCVSYFYRNSQAYDTLLQMGRWFGYRIGYEDLCRVWMTDEARECYSHITKATNELRDEIYSMRYYGMTPREFGLKVRSSPGSTERMVSKLLITARNKMRHATDYIHTVSVSAELLETPKIIIDTDRIIGNFNLAKQFVAYLEATHKKADDSVFHSTHNVWVDVPREKVASFIRSYIADPLYLHFQTDGLADFIAQANHLESWDIALPEGDTKEEYCITNKTVIKRQERSVDISPNKKSIRINGAKLRVGSRPCTRYGLDNSIVEEITQRRKQNKQQVPDKDFLMKPDRKPLLLIHFINIKPHTNLEKPERVEDRTLVVQVMDRLNGKKACVVALSVGFPLATKDNTMYVKYKINLVQQELLLEAATEAQNADD from the coding sequence ATGAATAATTCTCCAGATAACATTAATAAGCTTGAAAATCTGGCACACTTCTTAGTCTTACAACGCTTCCCTGCAGAAGTTCCAACTGAAGCAGGGATAAAAGAATGTCTTGCCCAAGCAAGAATCCTTACTCCGGTAACTGATGAAGAATGTGATAAAGTGCTAAAGCTTCTGTACGCTCATTTACAAGTTACTATGGAAATAGGTGTTGCAGTTGTTGATGAATCAACTTATAAACCTTGGTTAAACGAACGTAAACAGGATATCACTTTTTATTACTGGGACAGGTATCGTAAGTACTTAGAAAGATCCAAGAATTGGAATGGGGTAGTAATAGAAACACTCGGGAGAGTGTCAGACGAAATACTTGATCTTCTTGGAAACCCTGCAAACGAGACTTCATGGCAACGATGCGGGCTTATAATGGGTGACGTTCAATCCGGTAAAACGGCCAATTATGCTACCCTTTGTAATAAAGCTATGGACGCAGGATATAGAGTGCTCATTATCCTTGCTGGAACTCAAGAAAATTTACGTCGGCAAACTCAAGAACGATTGGATTTAGAGTTGGTTGGTTTAGATAGTCAATTGATTCTGGATAGAGTAGGACGTAAACTACCTGTTGGAGTTGGGCGGATTGATGGGAATCATTTTGTTGCTACCTTCACGTCAAAAAATAATGACTTCGATCAAAAATTACTAAATAATTTAAATATGAGAATTACAACCTGTCTGGAACCAGTTGTATTCGTAATAAAAAAGCAAAAGCATCGCCTGACCTACTTAGAAAAATGGCTACGGATTTACAACGCTGGGCCTGATGGGAAAATAGATTCTCCTATGCTGCTGATTGACGATGAAGCTGATAATGCATCTGTCAATACAAAAGATGATGATGATCCTACGACTATAAACGAATGCATCCGCAAATTACTCATATTGTTTAAGCGGGCATCCTATGTAGGTGTAACAGCCACACCTTACGCTAATATATTTATTAATCCAGATAATGAAAAGGAGATGCTAGGTAACGATCTATTCCCGAGGGACTTCATTTATTCATTAGCTCCTCCTACAAATTATATAGGAAACACAGCCATTTTCGGCGACGAATCTTCTCATGAATATGTTGTTCAAGATATTGGAGATGATGCAGAGCATACTATCCCAATAAAGCATGGAAGCCAGTTCAACGTAGAAGATCTTCCAGAAAGTTTGTACACTGCACTAAATTATTTCGTATTGATCAATGTTATCAGAGACATACGTGGACCAATACATAGCCACCGCTCTATGCTCGTTAATATTAGTCGATTCACGAATGTGCAATCACAGACACGAAATATTATTCATGCATGGATTGAACGTATCAAGAGTGCTGCTATAAATTTTGGAAGTCTTGAACCGCAAGAGGCCATGCGCAATAGTTCGATCAAATCATTGTACGATACATGGCAGGCTTTTCATTTGTCGCTCTTATGCGAAAAGGACTGGCGTACAGTCCAGCAGCATTGGCTTTGTTATGCAGTCAATCGCCTTACAGTGGTAGAAGTTAATCAGAGAACAAGTAGCGCAATACTTGATTACGATGCATATAAGGACAATGGGTTTCGAGTAATAGCGGTCGGTGGGAATAGCTTGACCCGCGGGCTTACTCTTGAAGGATTATGTGTCAGTTATTTCTATCGCAATTCCCAAGCTTATGATACTCTTCTACAAATGGGTCGATGGTTTGGCTATCGTATTGGGTACGAAGACCTTTGCAGAGTCTGGATGACTGATGAAGCTCGAGAGTGCTATTCGCATATTACAAAAGCAACTAACGAATTACGAGATGAAATCTATTCTATGCGTTATTATGGAATGACTCCTAGAGAATTCGGATTGAAAGTACGATCTTCTCCAGGTAGCACAGAAAGAATGGTTAGCAAATTACTTATTACTGCTCGGAATAAGATGCGACACGCAACTGATTATATTCATACGGTCTCTGTTAGTGCCGAGCTACTTGAAACACCAAAAATTATAATTGATACTGACCGGATTATTGGTAATTTCAACTTGGCCAAACAGTTTGTAGCGTACCTTGAAGCTACGCATAAGAAAGCCGACGATTCTGTGTTTCATTCTACACATAATGTGTGGGTAGATGTACCAAGAGAAAAAGTTGCCTCTTTTATCCGAAGTTATATCGCAGACCCTCTTTATTTGCATTTTCAGACAGACGGTCTGGCAGATTTCATTGCACAAGCCAATCATCTGGAGTCATGGGATATTGCTTTACCAGAAGGTGACACCAAGGAAGAATACTGCATTACAAACAAGACTGTAATCAAACGCCAAGAGCGTTCAGTGGATATTTCACCAAATAAGAAAAGTATACGTATCAATGGGGCAAAGCTCCGTGTAGGCTCACGTCCTTGCACGAGATATGGGCTTGACAACTCAATTGTAGAAGAAATAACGCAAAGAAGAAAACAGAATAAGCAGCAAGTTCCTGATAAAGACTTCCTGATGAAACCAGATAGGAAGCCTTTACTTTTAATCCACTTCATTAACATAAAACCCCATACCAACCTTGAAAAACCTGAAAGGGTAGAGGATAGAACTTTAGTTGTCCAAGTCATGGATAGGTTGAATGGGAAAAAAGCCTGCGTCGTAGCTTTAAGTGTTGGTTTTCCTCTAGCAACAAAAGATAACACGATGTATGTAAAATACAAGATTAATCTTGTACAGCAAGAGCTGCTTTTAGAAGCAGCAACCGAGGCACAAAATGCAGACGATTGA
- a CDS encoding DNA cytosine methyltransferase, translated as MLDRSQEIRVIDLFAGPGGLGEGFASFKNGNYDPFKIVLSIEKDPIAFKTLQLRSFFRQFKKGDVPDEYYQYLRGEIKGSTLFKRYPAEYKRAKQATWLLELGSSNASPKKVNERINAALDGSNNWVLIGGPPCQAFSLIGRVKIKSDSEKKQKDFDKDHRHFLYREYLKIIATHKPSVFVMENVPGILSSKVNGTNTFERILSDLKNPDKAISVLNGYPTQNNKESLTYNIYSLVRPSENANELQPADYIIKSESYGIPQARHRVILLGIRSDIQTRPGQLAQSSLPISMWEAISGLAKIRSKLSKEPDSNDLWKSVLHSIPQYKWFDDSKLEEPLKEMLKKACINDETPNNTGAEFIPGAVQVKFRPEWFGDRRIKGQCNHSSRSHIRGDLQRYFFASCFAEVYGRSPKIGDFPKELLPKHANVQKAIEESLFSDRFRVQVRYKPSTTITSHISKDGHYYIHPDVQQCRSLTVREAARLQTFPDNYLFEGPRTEQYHQVGNAVPPLLANQIAKVVYRLFTKYQKE; from the coding sequence GTGCTAGATAGGTCACAAGAAATTAGAGTTATAGATCTCTTTGCTGGGCCAGGTGGATTAGGAGAAGGCTTTGCTTCCTTTAAAAACGGTAATTACGATCCGTTTAAAATCGTACTTTCGATAGAAAAAGATCCTATCGCATTCAAAACACTACAATTACGTAGCTTTTTCCGTCAATTCAAGAAAGGTGATGTCCCAGACGAGTATTACCAATATCTACGTGGTGAGATAAAAGGAAGCACTCTCTTTAAACGATATCCTGCGGAATACAAAAGAGCGAAGCAAGCAACATGGCTTTTAGAATTAGGTAGCAGTAATGCGTCACCGAAAAAGGTAAACGAGCGTATCAATGCTGCACTCGATGGTTCAAATAATTGGGTTTTAATAGGTGGGCCTCCTTGTCAAGCATTCTCCCTGATAGGGAGAGTGAAAATAAAGAGCGACAGTGAAAAGAAACAGAAGGACTTTGACAAAGACCACCGCCACTTTCTTTATAGAGAATACTTGAAAATAATTGCTACGCATAAGCCTTCGGTCTTTGTCATGGAGAACGTGCCGGGTATCCTGTCTTCCAAAGTTAATGGTACTAACACTTTCGAAAGAATACTCAGCGACCTCAAAAATCCAGACAAGGCTATATCCGTATTGAACGGATATCCTACACAGAACAATAAAGAGTCCCTGACATACAATATCTATTCTCTGGTGAGACCGTCCGAAAACGCAAACGAACTGCAACCGGCAGATTATATCATCAAATCAGAGAGTTATGGTATACCCCAAGCCAGACATCGGGTCATCCTGCTTGGAATCCGTTCTGATATTCAGACCAGACCGGGCCAGCTTGCTCAATCCAGTTTACCTATTTCAATGTGGGAAGCAATCTCAGGTTTAGCAAAAATACGCAGTAAGTTATCGAAAGAGCCTGATTCTAATGATTTGTGGAAGTCAGTTCTCCATTCTATTCCCCAGTACAAATGGTTTGATGATTCAAAGTTAGAAGAGCCACTAAAGGAAATGCTGAAAAAGGCTTGTATAAATGACGAAACTCCAAATAACACTGGAGCTGAATTCATACCCGGTGCGGTGCAAGTCAAGTTTCGGCCTGAGTGGTTTGGTGACAGGCGAATTAAAGGACAATGTAATCATTCATCTCGAAGTCACATTAGGGGAGATCTACAACGTTATTTCTTCGCAAGTTGCTTCGCCGAAGTTTATGGTCGTTCTCCCAAAATTGGTGATTTTCCGAAAGAGCTACTACCGAAACATGCGAACGTTCAAAAGGCAATAGAAGAGAGCCTATTTTCTGACCGGTTTCGAGTGCAGGTTAGATACAAACCATCGACCACTATAACATCGCATATCTCGAAAGACGGCCATTATTACATCCATCCTGATGTTCAACAATGCCGAAGCTTGACGGTAAGAGAAGCTGCAAGATTGCAGACATTTCCCGACAACTACCTTTTTGAAGGTCCGAGAACTGAGCAATACCACCAAGTTGGTAATGCAGTCCCTCCGTTATTAGCCAATCAAATAGCCAAAGTAGTATATCGTCTTTTCACAAAGTATCAGAAAGAATAA
- a CDS encoding AAA family ATPase — MYLQHLEIEGYKNFRSKFKVNFSPRLNVMVGENGSGKSAVIDAIRQLLLEDEYGRSPMSDTDFNRPFDKPKEQAVSFRIRGQFDGLSPEQTVMFLPWTENGQAHFRFGG; from the coding sequence ATGTATTTACAACACCTTGAGATTGAAGGATATAAGAACTTCCGCTCCAAGTTCAAAGTCAATTTCTCGCCTAGGTTGAACGTCATGGTAGGTGAAAATGGCTCAGGCAAGAGTGCTGTCATTGACGCCATTCGCCAGTTGCTTCTGGAAGACGAATACGGCAGAAGTCCTATGTCAGACACTGACTTTAACCGACCATTCGATAAACCAAAGGAACAAGCAGTCTCCTTTCGCATACGCGGTCAATTCGACGGATTGTCGCCTGAACAGACTGTGATGTTCCTTCCCTGGACAGAAAACGGTCAGGCACATTTTCGGTTTGGCGGATAA
- a CDS encoding recombinase family protein: MADKGQGCKEIAVTLNREGYRTKAGERWGRTTVHKILTNEAYIGTLVWGARAGRPASKNGEGVKLGNAFPGIIDKEVFQRVQQNMTARQPGNIHPRTIPSQYLLSGLAFCGCGASLTGHSAKSGRHFYYQCNRKFKQGNEVCNGQAIPKSKLESAVITQIKSRILTEENLENLVSLVNKDLELASVQYNERLAVIDTELEDIRQRLNRLYEAIESGKLDYSDLSPRIKDLRSRQSDLEKSKIVAEAELLASGSESIKIEQVKAYAGDLKQLLAEAEISECKAFLKTFVKKIEINGNEATLKYRLPLPGLKNGKEVLPIETLGGAEVAVGRTFQFIFLIS, translated from the coding sequence TTGGCGGATAAAGGCCAAGGATGCAAGGAAATTGCTGTTACTCTTAACCGCGAGGGATATCGTACCAAGGCAGGAGAGCGCTGGGGCAGGACGACTGTCCACAAGATTTTAACTAATGAAGCTTATATCGGAACTCTGGTTTGGGGAGCCAGGGCGGGTCGTCCGGCCTCTAAAAATGGAGAAGGGGTCAAACTGGGAAATGCCTTCCCGGGCATAATAGATAAAGAAGTTTTCCAGCGGGTACAGCAGAATATGACTGCCCGCCAGCCCGGGAATATCCACCCCCGGACAATACCCAGCCAGTATCTCTTAAGCGGGCTGGCCTTTTGCGGTTGCGGTGCGTCCCTAACCGGGCACAGTGCTAAATCAGGCCGGCATTTCTATTATCAGTGTAACCGTAAGTTTAAACAGGGGAACGAGGTCTGTAATGGACAAGCTATACCCAAATCAAAACTGGAATCAGCAGTTATTACCCAGATAAAATCCAGGATATTGACCGAAGAAAACCTTGAAAACCTGGTGTCTTTGGTAAATAAAGACCTGGAATTAGCTTCAGTTCAATATAACGAGAGGCTTGCGGTCATTGATACTGAGCTGGAGGATATTCGGCAGAGGTTAAATCGTTTGTATGAGGCGATTGAGAGCGGCAAACTTGATTACAGTGATCTATCACCTCGAATCAAGGATTTAAGGTCTCGCCAATCTGACCTTGAGAAATCCAAGATTGTGGCTGAGGCTGAGTTATTAGCTAGCGGCAGTGAAAGCATTAAAATTGAACAAGTAAAAGCCTATGCAGGTGATCTTAAGCAACTACTGGCAGAAGCTGAAATCAGTGAGTGCAAAGCCTTCCTGAAAACATTTGTTAAGAAGATAGAGATAAACGGCAATGAGGCTACTTTGAAGTACAGATTGCCGCTGCCAGGGTTAAAAAACGGAAAAGAAGTTCTACCTATTGAGACTCTTGGTGGAGCTGAGGTGGCAGTAGGTAGAACTTTTCAATTCATATTTCTAATTAGTTAA
- a CDS encoding AIPR family protein — translation MAIELSEYRKSFLESAKARAAGKEDGAIASFIDEAASSLLEIGAIPDYELAFYTGTGQKNRKLRVDGYALDEYDWTASLFIADFSGEEESDTLTRTQAVQVLTRLEAFIEEAVYGNLSNQMEISRPAYDILDMLRIHRTEIRKIRLFLLTDKIASERIESLPQNDFHGIPLEYHIWDMARFHRIYVSTSGRDELDINLCEYLPQGVPCLEAHSARTETYRSYLCVIPGIVLADIYDKYGSRLLEGNVRSFLNTKVAVNKKIRETILRYPEMFFAYNNGIAATATDVEVKDGNEGLFVTRVKDLQIVNGGQTTASISTARYRDKVDISKIFVQMKLTKIDPEKADKIIPNISRSSNSQNRVSEADFFANSPFHIRMEQISRRMFAPAVGGAQYETHWFYERARGQYLQEQSRKTSTEKSKFQIQNPKVQLITKTDLAKYHNSWFGVPHKVSMGAQKNFLVFAERITDAWDKNDIDFNDIYFQESVALAILFRQTEKLVSIQSWYEKGYRANIVTYSIALLAYLIKKGFPDRSFDFHSVWEKQIIDGYLERQMTILAKSVFDVLTAENRGIQNVTEWSKREACWERVKGLQIQLLPEAENWLADKEDVRSLSRSAKKEQKVMNGIEAQIFVVNLGAQYWQDMLQWASLKGLIASQEEQDMLTVATKMRPNSLPNSLPNSYQCRRLQEIRNKMLSEGFKES, via the coding sequence ATGGCTATAGAACTTTCCGAATATAGAAAGAGTTTTCTTGAATCTGCAAAAGCAAGAGCAGCAGGCAAAGAAGACGGAGCCATTGCATCTTTTATAGATGAAGCTGCCTCATCGTTACTGGAAATAGGAGCAATCCCTGATTATGAATTAGCATTTTATACGGGTACTGGGCAGAAGAACAGAAAGCTCAGAGTAGACGGTTATGCATTGGATGAATATGATTGGACAGCCTCTCTCTTCATTGCTGATTTTAGTGGAGAAGAAGAGTCTGATACTCTTACACGTACTCAGGCTGTGCAGGTTTTAACGCGATTAGAAGCTTTCATTGAAGAAGCAGTGTATGGCAATCTATCTAACCAAATGGAGATTAGTCGTCCAGCTTATGATATATTGGATATGCTTCGTATTCATAGAACTGAGATACGAAAGATAAGACTATTTTTATTAACGGATAAAATAGCTAGCGAAAGAATTGAGAGCTTACCACAAAATGATTTTCATGGTATCCCGTTAGAATATCATATCTGGGATATGGCACGGTTTCATCGCATTTATGTTTCAACATCTGGCCGTGATGAGTTGGATATCAACCTATGTGAATATTTGCCTCAAGGAGTCCCATGTCTTGAAGCTCATAGTGCTAGGACTGAAACATATCGTAGTTATCTCTGTGTTATTCCAGGTATAGTCTTAGCAGATATATATGACAAATACGGAAGTCGTTTACTTGAAGGAAATGTAAGATCATTTCTTAATACAAAGGTTGCTGTAAATAAAAAGATTCGCGAAACCATCCTTCGATATCCTGAAATGTTCTTTGCATATAACAACGGAATTGCCGCTACGGCAACTGATGTTGAAGTGAAAGATGGGAATGAGGGCTTGTTTGTCACTCGAGTTAAAGATTTACAGATTGTGAACGGTGGTCAAACAACTGCATCAATTTCTACCGCTCGTTATCGTGATAAGGTTGACATTAGCAAAATATTTGTTCAGATGAAGTTAACAAAAATAGATCCTGAAAAAGCGGATAAAATTATACCTAATATTTCACGCTCTTCCAATAGCCAGAACCGTGTCAGTGAAGCAGATTTCTTTGCTAATTCTCCTTTCCACATTCGCATGGAGCAAATCTCCAGACGAATGTTTGCTCCGGCAGTTGGTGGAGCTCAATATGAAACTCACTGGTTTTACGAGAGAGCTCGCGGTCAATATCTTCAGGAACAGTCTCGAAAGACTAGTACTGAAAAAAGCAAGTTTCAGATACAGAATCCAAAAGTACAATTAATAACTAAAACTGATCTCGCAAAGTATCATAATTCGTGGTTTGGTGTCCCTCATAAAGTAAGTATGGGTGCTCAGAAGAATTTTCTTGTTTTTGCCGAACGTATTACAGATGCTTGGGATAAGAATGACATTGATTTCAACGACATTTATTTTCAAGAGTCAGTTGCGTTAGCTATCCTGTTCCGTCAAACAGAAAAATTAGTTAGCATTCAATCTTGGTATGAAAAGGGCTATAGGGCAAACATTGTAACCTATTCGATTGCATTACTTGCTTATTTAATAAAGAAAGGATTTCCTGATCGAAGTTTTGATTTTCACTCTGTTTGGGAAAAACAGATAATAGACGGTTATTTGGAACGTCAGATGACTATTCTCGCTAAAAGTGTATTCGATGTACTTACTGCAGAGAATAGAGGGATACAAAATGTAACTGAGTGGAGTAAGCGGGAAGCTTGTTGGGAACGTGTAAAAGGTCTACAAATACAACTCCTTCCGGAAGCTGAAAACTGGCTTGCTGATAAAGAAGACGTTCGTAGCTTGTCTCGCTCGGCTAAAAAAGAACAGAAAGTGATGAACGGAATTGAAGCACAGATTTTCGTAGTTAATCTGGGTGCACAATACTGGCAGGATATGTTGCAGTGGGCATCCCTAAAAGGGCTTATAGCATCCCAGGAAGAACAAGACATGCTGACCGTAGCCACAAAGATGCGACCTAATTCACTACCTAATTCACTACCTAATTCGTACCAATGCAGGAGACTACAGGAAATTCGTAATAAAATGCTGTCAGAAGGGTTTAAAGAATCGTAG